The nucleotide window ctgtctctctgttgcGTCTGTTCTCAGTTCttgcctgtctgtgtctctcgtctgcctgtctgtcttcgtcgcctgtctgtctgctgttctccttgtctgctgtctgtctctctgtctgcctgtctgtctctctgtctgcctctcgtCTGTCTTTATAGTACCTGCTACGAAGACAGATGCGTGGCCACACTGGATGTCCTGGAGGCTGCAGCTGCTGGTCAGCTGCTCTGGTGGTGAAGCATAATGTCTGAAAATAAACCAACAACAATCAATTCAAACCGCACTTTATCGGTAAAGaactgagatgatgatgatgatgatgatgatgatgatgatgatgatgatgatgaagctgATGCTTACTTGAGGAATTTGACATCAGCTATCTTTTCCAGAGCTTTGACCACGGCCATCCTGGTGAACACTGACTGCAAAAAGACACGAAAGACATACTCAGGTACTCAGGTTGTATTGgtcctataataataataataataatattatagaATACAATGTAAAAAGGACAGAGTAAAGAGCCATCAGACCGAGGGAATTTAAGTAGcctgtttaagttttttttaattgtttcaacCAGTAACTGCTGTAATAGCTGTATCGCCTACTACTGacctactgtacacacacacacacacacacacacacacacacacacacacacacacacacacacacacacacacacacacacacacacacacacacacacacacacacacacacacacacacacacacacacacacacacacacacggggccAACGTCATTAAACGCCTCTCCTAAGTGGGCGTGGCCTTGTTTGAAAGTCTGAAAAATCCCATTTTAGCGTCAGAATGTTCTGGAGATATGTGGCTGGTGTAAAATGGGTCCAAATTATACTTTTTACCAAAGAATCGCTCATAATCTGCGTTCACGTTCACTTGTCCGGTTGGAATCAACCCACTCGGGACCTGGCGCTAGTCCACCAAAGAGGCGTGGCCGTGACACAGACCCAGGATATTACTCCGGTTTGGGGCGTCTCGCTTCTAAAACGCTCTATAACGTTGCGAAATGTGCAGAAAAAGAAcgagaaaatgttaaaattttacccagaaaaacacaaagttgcgtCTCAACGGGAAGCAAAACATCAACAATTTTATTcaaattattttgtcactttttggcgtttttttttttttactttgtatttttcttaatttgttttttgtcgctttttcaaatgtttcttcttcttctttccattttccatttttttttgtcacttttttgatttttttggtcacttttttgatttttttttgggtcactttttaaaaaaaaaatttggtcacttttttggctgtttaaaaaaaaaagaaattcaagtttttttctaagtttttgtcatctttgacgaagtttttgatttttttttgtcactttcttattgttttaaatacaaGTTTTTATCAATTgtcttcctgtgtttttgtagaactttttcaacatgtgtcacttttttggcgtttaaaaaaaaaatatggagtCTTGCACACTTGACTATGTATCGTCAAGGCGTACTGTTTCTGCCTTCCCTGCTCCacctgtaaagcactttgggtcaACTGTTCATTTATATGTGgtttacaaattaaatgaaagattGAACGTGTAATTAATGAGCCAGGCCGTCTGTTCAACTAATTCcaatcttaaccctcatgttgtcctcatgttgtcctcatgttgcccccatgttgtcctatatcaatgttctttttaattccccaaaataacatgattgattccaacgctctttgccaagtacaaatctctactttcattaattttgggtcttattcaattttatagcattgtaaaacaaagtgaagtgttgttgaaatagtattgagtaaaagttgacatattccagtctgtgattatcatcaacatccattcctttaattttagtctcattaattcctaatttctgcttttctaactcaaacattaggtgtaatatcctataaatgaggtttattgtccATAAATTCcgaaaactaaaactaaagttaataagttagtgtaacGTAGAGTtgaaaacgtcaacaaaagtgacaaacatggaaaaaaagcgtcaaaagtgtagaaaaaaaaaaaggggacaaaaacgtgagaaaaagtaaaataaaaaaaatcataaaaacaatCATCAAGTGCTGATTTTCAAatatgggaagacaacacgagggttaatgctaagctaacctaacCTGTGGTATCgattttctcatctaactcaagcaaatgtgtgtattttcacaaaATGTCCAACTATTCGGGAAGTCTCGTTTGTCTCAACGCGACAACAAACGTCCCCCTTCCGATTGTAAAGTCTCCCGGACATGTTCGGTCCGAGCGTCCTCACCTGTTTGTTCTTGGTGGGTTTGAAGCAGTCGGCGCATGTCGATGCTCTGCGAGGAGGACAGACAACAGGAAGCAGATCATTACTCGGTTTTCGTCTGGTTCCTGTCCCGCCTTAAAGACTAGTCCCGCCTGAGGCTGACAGAGATGTCTATGACATCAGCGGTTTGACCTGCGTACTACTGTTACAAGGTGACGATCCACGAATGAAACTCAAATTCTGCCATTTACAAACATCtaacagtccctccaggattttgcgatAATCGCgccaattcacgcaaattcaaccaattaCCGCGACTTTGGTGCCGACCCGcgattttgaccaatcactgcaacttttccgcaaatttgaccaataaccggagACTTCCCGCGACTTCAaccaaatcccagcagtcccacgagCCAGACTCCATATCACtgttatgtcttttccaccaaggctaaccaggtgttggttctggttctggtgccagttcggtgctggttctattctccagttctctaagaaccagctggatcttccccagcctgagagccagaccacggtggttctggtgtcctccccagaccacggtggttctggtgtcctccccagaccacggtggttctggtttcctccccagaccacggtggttctggtgtcctccccagaccacggtggttctggtttcccatccatgtccaaagctaacacTAACAGCTCTCTACGGTTAACAGCTGACCGGCCAGAATGGCGGccagaagtttttgtttttgaacgtCATGATACCCCGCCCCCCCCGCCCGACGTAACCGGGTCTTgtctctagaccagcgctatgttggtgctgagttggaacctgtgttcttggcccagagccaggcttatttgtgtggaaaagcaaagaaccggttcaaTATTTGGCGctgactccgaaccagcaccagaaccgcctCGGTGGAGAAGACATAtctgtgactctgagagccgaTGACCCCGTGACAGTTAGAgaacaacaacttttttttgcgACTTTCTCTGTCTCACGCAACTTCTTCgcaacaaacatgaaaaaaacatcggAACTTTTATCGCAATGTTTTACAAAATCAGGCATTTTTGGCCGCAACAATCGAAAAAACAAAAGGcagcgaaatcctggagggaccgACGTAACGTCACAGCTTCTTCTAGATCCTCAGAGATGTTCGGACTCACAGGAAGTGGCAGTCGACGTCCGTCTCCGGGTGAGTGAACACCACGCCGACCTCGAACGGactctgaaaaaacaaaacaaaagggtgGAAAAGTTatcatttaagaaaaaaaaacaatttttaagctcaaagggagaaaaacagacaTGAAATGCTTTTTAAATCCCAAGACCGGCCGTGAAAACGTAAACTGAGAAAAGGAGATGCTCAAATTAAAAAGTCAAGTTTGTAAATTTTTGTATGAATGATTtcgttttccttttctttgcttACCCTGGTAACCACAGCAACGCCCCCCAGCTCCTTGGCGACCAGGCCCTGCAGACCACTTTAAAGCCTCTTCACTGGCGATGTGAGCTTGGCGACCGCCATGATCTGCTTCTCTCTGAGTGACGTGAGCAGGAGTTGAAAACGCTGTTTCGCGCGCCAACAGTAACGcactacacaccacacacacacacacacacacacacacacacacacacacacacacacacacacaccacacacacacacacacacacacacacacacacacacacacacacacacacacacacacaacacacacacacacacacacacaacacacaccacacacacacaacacacatcaccaacacacacacaaccacacacacaaacacacacaaccactttTTTGACCTAACTTAAAATGATGTCCCCTAAGGAAAACTTTgtacatacattacatttctGTGTGTTCCAGTAGACTAAAAAACCAAAAAGTTAATTTCTCACTAATTTCTTtcattatataataaaagatcaatactttgCGTCCGTGTGTTGATAAAGTATTTCCACAGGAAATATCACGACACTACTATGGTGTATCGACTGTTTTCCCACCACCACCAACTGGTTATTAGAGAGGGTTGTGGAATACAACAAAATTTAGCAAATTAccggttttattttatttatttaagtaaaatgttcccagactgtggaactttatttttcattttcatgctctccatgtgtttttattttagcacTTACCTTTATCATCATGTAGCACTTTGGGATTTGCGTAAATATAAAGTGCactacaaattaaatgtattattattattattattattattattattatcttgtCAATGTTGATTACACGTTTTGTAAGTGTCTTGCCCTGATGTTATGTGTCCTGGACTTTATTGCGTTTTTATCCCCGAATGTATTGGACGCATTTTCCTGTGTAAGGAATTCTTAATGAAatttaataaatcaaatcaaaaaccaGTCATTTAAGTGACACTTCCACCGCCGCACAACCCAGAAGCGAATCGCTGGatctcttcttctctggtctcaACGGGCCCTAACTTAACTAACTTGACGTTAGAAGTGCAGGAGACAAGACTGTTAATTTACCTCATGTCCTTCTTTACATGAAGCCAACAGGAGTGCTGCgggacaaataaatgaaaaaacaccATTAATGGACACAAATAGGGACTCAGCCCCTGGCATCATGTCACAACTGTCTTATTGGCTGTATCAGCCCTCATACACTATCTGGactgtggtcataacatcttacaacttattccctgttacatagtgttcttattcttattcagtCGGTTTATAggttatgtttatattttatagtcatagttaatattttatcacgatctactgcactgttcactatcatcattacacaGTCTACCGTAGTATCTCAGCTTAAcgtggtcattgcatttctgtgagggatttttattcttatgtatgtgtgatatatgtgtatatatgtgtgttaactgtgtatgtgtgtgtatatgtgtgatatctgtgtttatatgtgtgtatgtgtgatatctgtgtatatatgtgtgtatgtatgtgtgcaatatctgtgtatatatgtgtgtatatatgtgtgatatctgtgtgtatgtgtgcgatatctgtgtgtacatgtgtatatatgtgtgtgtatttgtgtgatatctgtgtatatatgtgtgtgtatatctgtgatatatgtgtgtatgtatgtgtgcgatatctgtgtatacatgtgtatatatgtgtgtatatatgtgtgatatctgtgtatatgtgtgtatgtcagatataagtgtgtatgtgtgtgatatctGTGTATACAtgcgtatgtgtttgtgtatgtatgttgtgttatggttgtcttgctactggatgcctcaaatttcctttgggatgaataaagtaagtacagtatgtatgtatgtatgtacgtatgtatctatctatctatctatgataACGTGACCGCGGCTAAACATTTcgaggcacaaacacacacctcgcGGACACACAGCTGAGCgggcagagacacagacagcacCAGGGTGTCGAACTCGTACTTTTCTGCCTTCACCTTCTCCGCTATCTGTgaacacagaacaaaaacatcagGTCCGTCTGATCCACGACCCAATCTGACACTGTGCAACGGGAATATTTTACAGCACACGCACCTTTACGGCCGGGGTCGGGCCACAGAGATCCTGTAAAAtccccaaacacaccacacacacacgtggctCTTCATCCTTCGGTTTGACCGCGGCAGCAtcaccaggaccaggaccagcagcagcagctctctCTGATGGGGCGTCGGTCCCACTGGGCTCCAGTTTCACCCTCTTACTCGGTGGTTCTGATTCTGCTGCGtcgttgttgttttcttctgtgGTTTCGGCCGCAGTTGAATCTCTTGATTTGTTGTCCTCTGCATCGCTGATGAAAGCTTGAAGTTCTTTAAGTGTGTCCTGATGAAAAATTGCACAATGCATTGAGAGGGACACCGGCCGTTTATAACACATTTATAAATAGGGCTCGGCCAATACCACATTTCAATTCCTAAATCTCATTagtgtcagtgagccaataagcatgcagcatgcatgAACCAAGATCTCATAATGCtagtgattggctgtctaacattaCACAACATAGAAGCATGCAGGAAGAATCCGCCGGTCTCCctactagagcccgaccaatagagcatttttaaggccgataccaatatgaacatttggttatttaaaactCTGATATgttgatatatacagtatgttaagtactgataaagaaaatgtaaaaaaatgtcctttgaacaaaaacacataaaaaaaaaaaaaaaaaaaaatcagtgacagactatgcaactatcataacagggacgttgtagagcgctctggtggacagacatgcaacgccatctaacagggacgttgtagagcgcctctggggacagactatgcaacgccatcactaacagggacgttgtagagcgtcctctggggacggactatgcaacgccatcgcacaacagggacgttgtagagcgtcctggtggacagactatgcaacgccatcactaacagggacgttgtagagcgtcctctggtggacagactatgcaacgccatcactaacagggacggtctagagcgtcctctggtggacagactatgcaacgccatcacaaactgggacgttgtagagcgtcctctggtgggacAGAATATGCAACGCCATCCATAACAGAGACATGTAGAgcgcctctggtggacagactatgcaacgcactCACTAACagaggacattgtagagcgtcctctggtggacagactatgcaaaaccatcactaacagggacgtgtagagcgctctggtggacagattatgcaacaccatcactaacagggatgttgtagagcgttCTCTGGTGGGGACAGACAATGCAACaaatcactaacggggacgttgtagagcgtcctctggtggacagacaatgcAACACCATCaataacgggacgttgtagagcgtcctctgtggacagacatgcaacgccatcactaacagggacgttgtagaggcaCCTCTggtgggacagactatgcaaacaCCACAAACAGGAGTTGTAGAGcggcctctggtggacagacatgcaaacaccatcactaacagggactgtagagcgtcctctggtggacgactatgcaacaccatcactaacgggacgctgtagagcgtcctctggtggacagactatgcaacaccatcactaacagggacgtgtagagcgtccttggtggacagactatgcaacgccatcactaacagagacattgtagagcgtctctgtgGTGGagagactatgcaacgccatcactaacaggacatgtagagcgtcctctggtggacagactatgcaacaccatcactaacagggacgttgtagagcgtcctctggtggagactatgcaacacaatcactaacagggacgctgtagagcgtcctctggtggacagacaatgcaacaccatcactaacagggacgttatagagcgtcctctggtggacaaacacaTGGTTgacgtccgtttttatttttttaaatattcgtTTATTagaatcattttattttgtcattataaatgattctgatgaatgaatatttaatgtaaagtaatatttaatttctatgtaattcaggcctgtgtgtaagaACAACATATAGTAATTTCCCTTGAGGGATTAATAAACTATAATCTataaattattactattattacctTTTGTTAACGATAAATCTACCTGAGTACAGAGGGCGGGTGTTACCTGTTGGGGTCGTCTGTAGGCGGCCTGGACGCTGACGCAGCAGAACCTGAGGACGCAGCGGGCGCAGCAGCCGGATGACAGCAGCTTCTGGACGATGGGTTTGTCCTTCTCCTTCAGCGGCAGCATGACTCTGCAGACACATTCGTTAGGTAAGACAGAttgaaagaaagataaaaaagatagatagatagatatttattgatcccaataaaatgggaaattatagtgttacttagacttctctttatttatccttttgggGTGACTCCcgtaaggaaattgaaatttccagcatccgttttaACAAGAATACtgtataaagataacaataataacagtaataataataacaataagaacctttggctataaaaagacataaaaagacattaaccataaattatcagtcaaaagtgtcagtgttgagtcaagtGTTAATGTGACCAGATATTAatgtaagtccaggtgtgtatgtctgtatgtgtgtgtgtgtgtgtgtgtgtgtgtgtgtatgtgtgtatgtatacgtgtgtgcgtgtgtgtgtgtgtgtatgtatgtatgtgtgtatgtatacgtgtgtgtgtgtgtgtatgtatgtgtgtatgtatgcatgcattagTTAAGTAAGGAagtacattttgtcttttttttccacttgtgTTTTAAGTACTACATGTTAGCATGGAAGGTGCTTCATGAATAAAGTGTAGTTGAGATTACACTGCCAAAACAAACCCCCTTCATACAAAATAACTTTCTTTCTACAACCTAAAAGCATAAGAGAAGGTccttaaaaaacatatttagctGTCTTCTCAGACATATCTGACATTTACTGACTGTACACAATCAAAGCTGTGGTGACAGGAAGTTACAAACGTTAGTAAAGAGGCTCAAAACAACCGCTGCAGCCTGCCTGGACTCTCCAGACTCAGCTAAGCTAAGTATGCTAACTGAGCTAACTGAGCTAACAACGCTTCCTAAGCCAACTACGCTAACTGAGCTAACTGAGCTAACTGAGCTAACTGAGCTAACTGAGCTGACTGAGCTATCTACGCTTCCTAAGCTAACTACGCTAACTGAGCTAACTGAGCTGACTGAGCTAACTACGCTAACTGAGCTAACTGAGCTAACTGAGCTGACTGAGCTAACTACGCTAACTGAGCTAACTGAGCTGACTGAGCTAACAACGCTTCCTAAGCTAACTACGCTAACTGAGCTAACAACGCTTCCTACGCCAACTACGCTAACTGAGCTAACAACGCTTCCTAAGCTAACTACGCCAACTAAGCCAACTATGCTAACTGAGCTAACTGAGCTAACAACGCTTCCTAAGCTAACTACGCCAACTACGCTAACTGAGCTAACTACGCTAACTGAGCTAACTAAGCTAACACTGAGCTCTTAAAAGGCGAACGTGACCGTAAACAGCACATTTAGCAGCTGATAAACTTCCGATAAAACCTACCAGACACCGCGGTGGTGGACCCACGGAGATATTAAAATAACTAGAAGAAACTACGGTTCAGTTACTTGTTAACATCTTTCTTCTAAACTGCGTCTCCGATGATTCAGCTTCAACAGACCAAGCTAATCGACCCAGATCGgctttttcagattttattcTCACACATGTATGAACATagtatttatatttacagtCTAGGATGAGGATGCTTACATGGGATTTTATTAAAGTGATAAcgtaaatgtgaaaatgaaaacttATTTCCACAATAGCATTGGCATTTTCCACATATTTATGAgattttttgtgtaaaattagAAATGCTATTTATGCATAATTTGTATTTTCACATGCgcgtatgttaaaaaaaaaggcaatttaaTGACAATTGGAAAAACGTagcttttttccatgttttttgacgcttttgaaatttattttttatttttaaagcaacGCTTCTTTTAacgtttttgtcgcttttcccGACAATATTCAAATGTGAATGTAATGCAAACAAATGCCTCATTTCACATTCAAGCAGGCAAAatgtagattagattagataggATAGACTTTATCAATCCCAAATCTAACGCTCAGTGATGAAGGGTAACAAGTTATATTGTCTGTGGAAGGAATAAAAGGTCATATAATgcaattgtgattattttaaaattaatttgtacACTCAATTagcctttttaaatttttacaaataagaaaacaaacaacGCAATGAATCATAGTTTCTTCCTCGTGAAGTCACACTTATGGATATGGATTTTAGGGACTATAGTAATAGGATTAAACATATATTCATGAGTATTGTACTGTGCATTATTTTCCCAGGAGACCAAAACAACACATTCCtccaaagcaaaacaacacTCTCATCAATATTCTCAGcaacaaaagcacaaaacagatctgcttttttaacttaatGAGAACGTTTAGGCTTTGTGAACAAAGCAgagacttcaaccaatcagtcTGGGATAAATTAGCACATTAATTAAtctgatttaatttaaaaaaaaaatgaatgaaatctcTCCAATTGTCTCCATGGATGGACGGATTCACATCGGCAATCGACGCCCAATGTCTGTACACGTCATCCCCAAGCGACGGACAGTTTGACAGCCGGGTCTTTCTTCTCTGCGCAGCGGCCGGTGTCTCTAGAAGGTTCTGACTGGGATCGGGTGGAGAGACGAGAATCCGAGTCCATCCGCAGCCGAACCGCGGCGTATCAGCTCCGGGACTCATCGGTCCCGTTCTGAAGACTTCCCTTCGACATTCTCCACCGATTATCGAGTCAAGATGCCCGAAATGAAAGCGGCTCCGAGAGCCTCAAACGCGGGGAGAAACAAAGGAGGGGCGTACGTGGACCGCGACAAGCCGGCCCAGATTCGGTTCAGTAACATCTCCGCTGCTAAAGGTAGATACAAGTACACGTAGAAGTAAATATAAAACTACGTGTCCGACCCCAACCGTCACTTTCTCTGACCAGTATCCTAGCAACGAGCTGGGCTGGGCTGGGCTGGGCTGGGCACCGTTACTCTGTCAGTTAAGCACTAACTGTCGCTTCGAACGTTGCGTGTTCCGATATACGCTCAGAAAAGTACCAATTTTACACTACCGCCGTCCCCCTTACGGACCCCAGCTAGCCACCGATGATTAGGGACACaggctctaaaaaaaaatgcaaaaaaaaatttgagGGGTTGGGGGGAAAGAAGGGAAGTAGGAAGAAAGTTATAAGTATGAAAGTCACATTCGCACCAAAGATGCCATACACTTAGAACGGAAGTAGGGAGGAACGGGAGAAAAGAAGGGGGggcaaagggagaaaaaagagggaaaaagaaaaaaaaataagcatcaATAAATAGAAGATAATGATAATAAGAGGAATCTAAAGGCAGGGATAGGTGCGGGGGCGTGACAAGCGGGGGGGGCTTGGGGTGAACGAGACGAAGttgtggattaaaaaaagaagtgaaaaaacGAGAAGATGGGGGGAGTTTGAGGTGGGTGGGCAAATGAACCTAGTGGCATAGAGGCCATAAATGACGGGGCTGGGACAACGGCAGTCCGAAAGTCGAAAAAGGAAAAGGGCCATGAAAAAAGGAGAACCGATAAAGAAGCTTGAGGAAAAACAAGTAGCgcgaaaattaaataaaacaaacgaACCTGTAAGAAAACGGGAAGAGCAAGgggtgcaaaaagaaaaaaaaaagaataacggAGCTAGAGAAGGAAACTCCCTGCTTTTAACTGGGACGGGGGGGCAGAGTGGCTGCGTCGCGCGGTCGCTTAGGGTGAATGGGTTATGGCCAAAGAGGTGGCTGTCCGCTTCGGGAGCCTGCGCTGAGAGCGAAGGAGGAACTTTCCCCTCTGGCCTTGCGTCTATCTGTCTCCCTCTTGCGCCCAAAGCTTC belongs to Etheostoma spectabile isolate EspeVRDwgs_2016 chromosome 5, UIUC_Espe_1.0, whole genome shotgun sequence and includes:
- the pus10 gene encoding LOW QUALITY PROTEIN: tRNA pseudouridine synthase Pus10 (The sequence of the model RefSeq protein was modified relative to this genomic sequence to represent the inferred CDS: substituted 1 base at 1 genomic stop codon), whose protein sequence is MLPLKEKDKPIVQKLLSSGCCARCVLRFCCVSVQAAYRRPQQDTLKELQAFISDAEDNKSRDSTAAETTEENNNDAAESEPPSKRVKLEPSGTDAPSERAAAAGPGPGDAAAVKPKDEEPRVCVVCLGILQDLCGPTPAVKIAEKVKAEKYEFDTLVLSVSLPAQLCVREHSCWLHVKKDMREKQIMAVAKLTSPVKRLXSGLQGLVAKELGGVAVVTRSPFEVGVVFTHPETDVDCHFLASTCADCFKPTKNKQSVFTRMAVVKALEKIADVKFLKHYASPPEQLTSSCSLQDIQCGHASVFVAGRYNKFCRSLPQTPWVIDGERRMESSVEELIAAPLLSSFRADGFNFSSSGREDVDVRTLGNGRPFAMELLNPHRTRLSRMEMKQLQETINKSSDKIRVRDLQIVSREAMSRMKEGEEEKTKTYTALVWTQKPIQSEDIAFIDDIKDLTLDQKTPLRVLHRRPLAVRQRVVHTMNTRFLDSHHFYLGLKTQAGTYIKEFVHGDFGRTKPNLCVLLKTDADILELDVESVYVDWPPPVQGCRPPPGPVSETTGLIPMTLAGPLVLGRYTNRDHGSSV